Genomic window (Lycium barbarum isolate Lr01 chromosome 2, ASM1917538v2, whole genome shotgun sequence):
ctaaagaacaaaaattaaagaccgcaaatttgaggcaaaaattaaagaccaacttGAAATAGgtcatttgtgcgaatgaccctcTAAACTTACACAAAGTTGTAAGCTTCGTTTAAAATTTAAATGATGGTCTTAAAATCAGTTATCCATGCACTCCGTGTCCCGCTATCAACAACATAGCGCCTTATTATGAAAATAGAAAAATAGAGCCCAATACACCTAGAGGCCCAAAGTCATTTTTCCTGTCTCACCGCcactcaccatttcccttcatACTCCCAAATTTTCTCCTCTCACATAGACGCAAGTTTTTGTAACTTTAGTCCTGCATGCTTAAAGTGTCTAAACTTACACAAACTTGTAAGGACTGTTTACATGGTGTAGCTAATATATAAAAGGTATTTAAGTATAATAACTATATTTTAATTTTCTAACAAATCGTAGCTATAAGGTATTTGTATTTACAGCTTGCAGCcataaggtatatatatatatatatttggctgATTATATTTTTGAGCAAACTAGATGCATTTGATTGTATGTATTGTTTGGatgatttatatacatatgtatttggCTGATTGTATCTTGGAAAAATAGAATATTTGATTGCATGTGTTGTTTGACTgacctatatacatatgtatttgaCTGACTGTATTTGAATCTGTGTATTTGAATACCCTTGAATACATGAGAAACATGTAAACTATATCGACGAATTGTAATTACAAAAGCAGTAACTACAGTTGGTTAGAAGCCTAGAAACTATAGCTGTTTATGTAAGTTTCCTATTTACAACTTAAATAATGGTCCCTATCAACAACATAGAGCCCAATTAGTATGAAAATGGTAAGACAGCCCAATACACCTAATTATTTGTCCCTTTCTCACAGCCGCTCAGCATTTCCCTTCACGACGATCCCAAGTTTTTGTAACTTTAGTCCTGTATGCTTAAAAAAAACATCTAAATTGACACAAAGTTGCAAACTCGGCTATAACTTAAATGATTCTCCTAAAATCAGTTATCCGTACAAGTAATTGCACGTTTCGTCCTTCAAAGCGTCCTTCAAAGCGTgcaatggactggtctttaatttttgtctgaACTTATGCCTATAAGTTCTCTAAGAGCGTTAgcataacttgtggatattatgatgcgTAACTTATACACCTATAGACATAAGTTCCatgttgaaggacaaaaattaaagaccaggacaaaataggaacaaaagtgcaaatgacccgatAACTATGAGCAAAACATAGAGCCCAAATTCTGAAAACACTAAAGAGCCCAATACGCCTAGAGCCCCAAAAATCATTTGTCTGAAGACCCCACTTTGAACATACCGTTTTTGTATGGTGTCAAcagaaaaagagaaaagaaaacccTAATAGCAAATCGGAAATCATCAATCAATGGCGGTGGAAGGAAAAATGAGATGGGGAGAATTAGAAGACGATGCAGAGGACTTAGATTTCCTGTTGCCACCGAAACAAGTATTTGGACCAGATTCAAATGGGGTAAAGAAAGTAGTGGAATACAAGTTTAATGATGAAGGTAACAAGGTGAAAATAACAACCACAACACGTATACGTAAGCTTGCTAATGCTAGGCTCAGTAAAGGTGCTATTGAGAGGAGGAATTGGCCTAAGTTTGGTGATGCTGTACATGAAGACGTTGGTGCTAGACTTACTATGGTTTCTACTGAGGAAATTATTCTTGAACGACCTACAGCTCCTGGTATACGTCTTATctcaattcatttttttttttgtgttattaTCTGGTTGTTGTGGGTTGCTTGTTACTGTTTTGATTGCTGTAGCATGGTAATTATCTGGTTGTTGTAATAAAATGGGCAGTTGTTGGATCTCTGTGTGTATGGATAAAATGAAAGAAGGAATTTTTTCTTGTTGTACCGTTGTGTTTTGAATTTGATGTATTGTCAAGCTATGTTTATTGTGAATTTTGTTGGCGTTCGTGTTGTTGCATCTCAAAGTAGTAAGGAGGGTTAAATTGTGTTATGTTGAATTAGGGGAAAAGGGGGGAACTTTGTTTGAAAAAATTGTTAATTGGTTTAAGATGGAGACTGTCGTTGGGATGAATTTCCTCGTCTCTTTAGCTGGTTAGAAGGACAAAGGCGAGACACGTGTGGAATGCAATCTTTTATGTCGCAGGGCTTTTAACTTTACTGTGTGTAACATCCAATACATTAGTTCTATCTTGTGAACAAAGAAAGAGATTGTATCCTTATTATTCTTCGAGTGTAAACATTGTCTGCTAAAAACATATTGATCCAGGTTCTCTCGTATTGCCTGTTATATAGAGTGAAAAAATAGAGTTATGCAATTACATGTCTCATGTATATATTATCGGCTACTCGACCTCAGTTGTGAGAAATTGGGAGTTGCTATAAATTGTATGCATTCACCATGATTCGTGTAAGCTATGGTAATGGTATTTCACTCCTGTTATGGAAAAAGAATGGATTTTGCAGCTGTGTTTGCGGTCTCATATCGACCTTATGTAATTACAAAAGCAGTAGCTACAGTTGGTTAGAAGCCTAGAAACTATAGTTGTTTATGTAAGTTTCCTATTTGTAAACCTCGACTATAACAACTTAAATAATGGTCCCTATCAACAACATAGAGCCCGATTagtatgaaaatggtaagatacAGCCCAATACACCTAAACAGgcccaaaaattatttttccctcTCTCACCATTTCCCTTCACGACGCTCCCAGATTTTCTCCTCTCACATGGACAAGTTTTTGTAACTTTAGTCCTgtatgcttaaaaaaaaaaaaaatctaaattgACACAAAGTTGCAAACTCGGCTAGAACTTAAATGATTCTCCTAAAATCAGTTATTCGTATAAGTTTCGTCCTTCAaatggagtggtctttaatttttgtctgaACTTATGCGTATGAGTtctctaaggggtcgtttggttcaagGTATAAAATGGGTTATGccagtactaatttttataccacgtttggtataaggtatagatttatcccgggattattttataccttgtaccaaacgtggtataaaaattagtgctggaataactcaacttataccttcttaacccacttatactgggattattttataccatcttttattAGTCCCGgaattgtaatcccgggactattttgactagcaaccaaacgaccactaagagCGTTAgcataacttgtggatattatgatgcgTAACTTATACACCTATAGACATAAGTTCCATGTTAAAGGACAAAAAtgaaagaccagcacaaaataggaacaaaagtgcaaatgacccgatAACTATGAGCAAAACATAGAGCCCAAATTATGAATACAACTAAAGAGCCCCCAATACGCCTAGAGCCCCAAAAGTCATTTGTCTGAAAACCCCACTCTGAACATACCCTTTTTGTATGGTGTCAACAGAAAAACAGAAAAGAAAACCCTAACCCTAACACGAAATCGGAAATCATCAATCAATGGCGGTGGAAGGAAAAATGAGATGGGGAGAATTAGAAGACGATGCAGAGGACTTAGATTTCCTGTTGCCACCGAAACAAGTATTTGGACCAGATTCAAATGGGGTAAAGAAAGTAGTGGAATACAAGTTTAATGATGAAGGTAACAAGGTGAAAATAACAACCACAACACGTATACGTAAGCTTGCTAATGCTAGGCTCAGTAAAGGTGCTATTGAGAGGAGGAATTGGCCTAAGTTTGGTGATGCTGTACATGAAGACGTTGGTGCTAGACTTACTATGGTTTCTACTGAGGAAATTATTCTTGAACGACCTACACCTCCCGGTATACATCTTTTCTCAATTCCATTTCCTGTTTTGGTTAATTCTGTGCTTAATTGTCAATTGGGTCATATTTGCTTTGCTCTCtgtgattggattgtgatttgTAATTCTGTGGGTTGCTTGTTACTGTTTGACTCTCTCTGTGTATGGATAAAATAAAACAAGGATTTTTTTCTTCTTGTGTTTTGAATTTGATAGTATTGTCAAGCTGTGAATTCTGTTGTTGCATCTCAAAGTAGTAAGGAGGGTTAAATGGTGAATTAGGGAAAAAGGGGGGAACTTTGTTtgaaaaagttgttaattggttTAAGATGGAGACCGAATTTCCTCTTCTCTTTAGTTGCTTACAAGGACAAAGGCGAGACACATGTGGAATGCAATCTTTTATGATGCAGAGCTTTTCACTTTAACATCTAATACCATTAGTTCTATCCTGTGAACAAAGAAAGAGATTGTACCCTTATCATTCTTCGAGTGCTAAAAACATATATCTCGTATTGCCTGTTATGTAGAGTGAAAAAATAGAGTTACGCAATTATATGTCTCATCTACATATTATTGGCTACTCGACCTCAGTAGTGAGAATTTGGGAGTTGCTATAAATTGTACGCATTCACCGTGATTCATCTCACTTCTGTTATGGAAAAAGAATGGATTTTGCAGCTGTGTTTGCGGTCTCCTATTTGAGTGATGAGAAATGGAAAAAAATTTATATGCTTGTGGAAATGCTGCCTGTGTAGCTATTTTGGTAATACTGCAAATCTTCTCTAGTAAAGAGATGGTATTGTTGCAACTATATCTCCTGTAGTGGGAGTATGAGAGTTGAGCACATTATTGACTCTCATTGATGCATCTACAAAACTGCTTGGTGAATTGTGTTCTCGTCTGTGTTTTAATTAATAGGTGGGTTCTTTCTCTCTGTGCTTGCCAATCTTTTTGTGTTTTAGATGCGGTATATGTGTTTAAGTGTCCAAGGATATGCATTCGTTGACTTGAGCTTTATTTTAAGTTTACCTAACTCTGTTATTGTGATCATGGAATGTTGAATAGGTTCCAACAAAGATGAAGCTAAAGCTAGTGGAGACTCATTGGCTCAAATTGGGAAAGCAGGGGCTGTTCTTATGGTTTGTAGGACCTGTGGCAAGAAGGGTGATCACTGGACATCAAAATGCCCTTTCAAGGATCTTGCTCAGCCAAGTGAAACCTTCATGGATAAGCCACCTTCAGCTGAAGCGCCTGCTGCTGGTGGGGCCGGTTCTCAAAAGAGTGCTTATGTTCCTCCGAGCATGAGAGGTGGTGCTGCAGAGAGAGCAGGTGGTGGCGGGACTGAGATGAGAAGAAGGAATGAAGAAAACTCTGTTAGGGTCACCAACCTTTCTGAGGACACTCGGGAGGCTGATTTGTTGGAGCTGTTCCGTCCCTTTGGTCATGTCAGCAGAGTGTATGTTGCCATTGATCAAAAAACGGGAATGAGCAGAGGATTTGGTTTTGTCAACTTTGTCAACAGAGAAGATGCCGATAAGGCTATAAACAAGCTCAATGGTTATGGTTATGACAATCTCATTCTTAGAGTTGAATGGGCTGCTCCAAGAGCTACTTAAGTGTTTCGTTCCTTGAACCAACACCGCGTTATTTAACCTTACTATTTTAGGATAATTTCAGAGACCTTTCCTTACATTTGGTTTTGTAACATTAACTTACCTTGTGATTTACAATATTACGTTCACTTCCCTTATTTCAATCTTGTGTAACAATTCTTATAACCTATTTGTGTTTAATGTAAAAAATTATGAACCGACTAATTTGCCCCTTTTATGCTTATTTTAATTTTGTGAGAATTGTGACTTGAGTCACGTTCGAGCCCTTCGTCATGCGAACTAGgcctggtatttaagtggagaaggggtAGAGGGGCGGACCCATTATCCCCGAGTTTTGAAGGTTGCCGTTGGTCCTAAGGGTTTGCCCCACCAGATTTGTCTGTCATTACAAAAAGGACTCATAGTGTTTCAGCTGCTAAACATAGCAACTTGTCCTTCTGTGGATTTCCTATATTATGCAGACGAGAACATGACATGTACACATCCTTTTATAGGAGGTTACATTCTAGATTTCTCTGTTCTAAAAATTAATGACTTAGTATATGGTTTTTTTCTTTGTAAGTATCTTCATATTCTTAACTTTGAATTTGTATAAAGGTAATTCAAGGTACTGCAATAGCTACACTTGCTTCTTGTTTTTGTGTGATTTGTATTGACTAGAATCTCAAATGATATTTCTAATGGACTTGTTCATCTGTCAGGCTCTAACAAGAAAACTTTTTACTTCAAATGGCGGAATCATTTAAGTATGCAGACCTCATAGTTTTAAGTAGCAGCGCTATATATTCAGCGCTTTctctgttttttttcttttcattatttCACTTCATTCCTTTCATGTTACCTGGTAATGTCTCATACTTTCCATGTTTGTCCGCCCAAAACCAAAGTAAGAATGGTCGACTGCTtataagtgcatctgccactgtGGGTGCGCTGCTATTGGTGGCACTCATGTGTTTCTGGGGCTGTTTCCGCTACAAGAGACTGGGAAAAAATGACGGCAAAACTCTTGGGAAGGATATTTGTGCAGGTCTTTATCTAGAACCTATGTAGAAATTACATTCTAAAGTTCTTCATCTTTATTTGCTTTTCTTAACCGtccaaatattaaattttcagCATCGATTGTGATGTTTCATGGAGATTTGCCCTACTCTTCAAAGGATATCATCAAAAAGTTGGAGACACTGGATGAACGACACATAATTGGTTCTGGGGGGTTTGGAACTGTTTACAAGCTTGCAATGGATGACGGCAATATATTTGCGTTGAAGAGAATTATCAAGATGAATGAAGGCTTCGATAGATTCTTTGAAAGGGAGCTTGAAATTCTTGGAAGCATTAAGCACCGGTAACTGGTAAATCTTCGAGGGTATTGCAATTCTCCAACATCAAAGCTGTTGATTTATGACTTCTTATCCGGAGGTAGCCTAGATGAAGTTCTGCACGGTGAGACATACGTCCCTTTGTAAAATATCTTGTGGTCAACAAATGGTGAAAATATTTGTTATTTTGCGGATTCAGCACATTAGCTGGATTTGGTGAGAATTTCTGGCATTTCTCTTCTAATTGGAAAATTATTTGAGATTTTAGCAATCTTGATATTCATAGCTCAATAGGGTTGGTTATCTTCCGTTTAGAGCACCCGATTGAACTTTGGGTGTTGTGGCTCAGTTGGGAGATAAAACGCGCAATCTAATAGTAACAGTAACAGTAACAGAGACAGAAATTATATTGGATATGCGCTATTGTGGAAGCATGAGAGACCTTCTGTTTTTCAAAAGCAAAATCCATATGCAGATAAGAGCAAACATATTAGACAGGGGTCTATTAAGAATGAGGATAAATTATGATAAGGGGTCACTTTCTACTGCTATCCTGATTGATCCAATCAGCGAAATATTGTCTCAAAAAGTCTGGCAGATTGTCACTGGGACAGAAGGGAATGCTGTTAAAGCAGTGTTTGATATGCAATTGATTGGAAAAATACTGTCAGCCTTTGGAGAAAATTTCTGAATGGGATTGACTAAGCTCTGCGTTTGATGTCCTAATGCAACTCTAAACATACATGGATTAGTACCCATTGGCTTGATCGAACAAATTTCTGACCTTTTAATACAAGAGCTgataatggaaaaaaaaaaaaaaaaaaaaggcagataGTGATTACATCTTTGGCTGGTGCAGATGGCACTCTAGAGATGTTTTCACGTCTAGGTTGTTAAACTGTTCATTTCTTTGGAAATAGTGGAGATTAGTTGCTAACTAACCAAGACGCTCTGATGGTCTGATGGCACTAAAGAATATCTTGGTGTGTCATTGATGTTTCATATGTGTTCTATATTTTGTTTAAATATTGCTATAGGTTCTTTTGGTATGATGATGACATGAGTTGAGCTTAAATGGGAAACATGGTCAGCGAGAATTCATATAGCCGAACCCAACTTGTTTGGGATTCAAGCAGTTGTTGTTGTATTGCTGTAGAACTTTGAATATGAACTTTGTTTTCAAGAAACTTTGAATTTACATTTGAACTCCTTTGCTTTGGCTTACCAGATGGCTGGCTTGCAGCCCTTTTATGCAGCTATATTGCATGAGAACCACATCCACACTTACGGGAAATGACAGTACAGTAGTAATGTTAGCTAATCTTTATCATAGTATGGTATGTTCACTAATCCATGAAAATAAAAATGAATTGTCAAATTGGTTGAATATCTCGTTGAGTCAGTGTTCTTATATCCAATAGAGTAACAAAATGAGTTTCATGTTAGGGAAGTGGACTGTGACATGATGTTTGCTTTCAGCATCTAGGGCGGAAAGCAACTCTTAGAGCAAAGAGCATAATAATAAAAAATGACATTCCTTTAAGCTAATTCATCTTGGTTGTTAAACTGCTTTTGCTGTTTTGATATTTTCACATCCTCAGGGTAGAGAGTTTTAGATTTGACTATTGCTTTTGGGTCCATTTAAAACATCGTTTTTGATGTTCTATACAGAGAGATCTGAGCAACTAGACTGGGGTGCACGGCTAACTGTGATCATGGGAGCTGCGAAAGGGTTGGCTTAATTACATCACGATTGTTCCCCTCGAGTAATACACCGAGACATAAAGTCTAGCAACATTTTGCTTGATGGCAACTTTGAGGCTCGAGTATCTGATTTTGGACTGGCCAAATTACTCGGGGATGAGGAGTCTCACATCACAACAATAGTGTACAAGGGGCTGCTTTAACCAGCCTTCTTTAACCAGCCTTTTTTGTTTCTTGAGTTTCTATTTGATTGATCTAGGTTTCACGTATTTTCTCGTAGCTGTTTGATGTCAGTCAGAATCAGTGAAATTCGAAGTGGAACAGTTCTTTTTGTGATGAACAGGATGAAAGTTCTCAATTGAAAGTTGCTGATGTTTGAGCAATTTTCTTCTAAATTTACTGTTCCACACAAATTAAATCAAACAAAAGAAAATCCTTACATGATTTTATGAAAGAGAGAACAAGAAAGGCTTCGATGAGCAATTGAATGTAGTAGAAAACGAGATGGGGAAGGATAAAAGAATCTTTATGCTTACGATGATAGGCATACTGAAAATATGAAATTAATGTTGTTACTTTTTACCTCAAGAAGTCCTTCCTATCTCTTGGTTCTGGAAAGCTATCAATCCCTGCTTCTCCCTCTTGCTTCAGTTTTGCATTAGATGATGAGCTGCGTCTCTCCAGGAAAATGAATATCTAGAAAAGATTTTAAgttcaattcattttttttttgtgcaccTGAATCAACCCACCGACTCGGCTTCTTAGATTTAAGGTAATTTGTGTATCTACCCCATGATAGACACACTGATTTGAATATATTCTTAGCTTTGCACGTGATGATAACAGTGAATCTACTCAAAAGAACCTTGTCTTAATGACATGTCATTTGAAATTGAAAAACTGAAAAAGAACTCAAGATTATCCAAAAAGGTTAACTATTCAGATAAACTCTATTTTTCGATGAGTACAATTGGGTGTGTGTCTATATctcttggtcctttatttaaatgTCATACCTATGCTTATACGAAAtcatacctgaactatcacctaGATGTGTTTTACAATAGATAGATGGTGATAGGACTTAGTTTGAGCGTGAAACTCACGAAAAAGTGTGTTTAAGTATAGTTTTAATGATTGTTTCAAAAAATAGGTCAAGTACTTTGAACAATAAGCGTTAGCAATGCAATTTTAGCCTTGGAAAATACCTAGCCCTTAGGCAATACAACGTACTTCAACATGCATAGTTCTTTTCTTGTCAATTATGTCAAAATAGTAATCTCCATTTATTTCCTTTCCTTGCTGCAAAGGAGCCAATTTCTTTTTCCTTTGGATAGAACTGTAAGAATTAAGCAGGCACCGGAACGTTAGCTAGGGGAGGTTGAGGACCAACGACCCGATGGAGACTAAGATCTAGAATTAGTCATAATATTTATCAATTACAAGTGCAAAATAATGCATTTTCCCGTATCAAAATTGATTGATCTTGGGACATCAGCAAATAACAAACTTGATTATAAGCTTTGATGCGTTTACATCgggagaaggaaaaaaaaaaaaaaaaaagcaaaatggAAAACTCCTCAAACACCTATACAAGTGGAAATTTACAAAAAAGCAAAGGTTTATATGAAGGTAGCATGATAATTTAGTGTTTTATCTTATGGGGTGGTATCCGTTTCCGCCATTTTGCTTGCTGGTACTTTGTGTGACTTTTCAGCATAAGCCGAGGGAAACCGACCGGACTTACCGTTGCATTCTCCTTCAGACCATCCATTTGGAGCTACCTATAGTTAACCATATGCAATATCGTTAGAATGTAACTTATTTTGCTTGCTAAAAGATTGTGTGCTTCTGCTACATAGATAAGTATCAATTTGTTAATCCAAAATATACCTCCAGAAAATTATCAACAGAACAAAGCACAGTCAAAATATCTGAAGTCATGAGACACGGAAGATTCCTCGGGGTCATACAACATGGCTAGCTTGCGTGCACCTTGACTAATCCACTTGGTACTTGCTATCTCCCACCAACAAAGATATCGGCAAGTCTACCCACCCAGGCTTAGGAAGAGGGAAATAATATGCCTAGTGTCCCTTTTATTAGCAGCACTTTTTAAGATTCTTCACACCAAATCTTTAGTCATCATATACCAGGGGATTTCATAAGGCTCATCTATTCAGCATATGCAAAAGTTAAAAGGTGGCAACTTAAGAACGATAAATGTCGAAGCCCCTCGCTTCTTGTTAGCTATTTTGAAAGCAGGATAATTACTGACCTACTATATATTATAATCCACCAATATTAGTCTTACCACCACCATTTGATCCAGATTGGGACTTTGTcctagggctgttcacggttttggttaaaaccaaaatcaaaccgaaaatttaaccaaatcgaataaaaaaacagacatttggtttggtttgatttgattttaaattttaaaaaccgatataTTTGGCTTGGTTAtgattctattaaaaaataatcgaataaataaccgaaccaaaccgataaattataataaattatatacatacattttataattatttatatgtataatattagtttttcataaataattataaatattttataccttttaatcattaatttgatttttgatctacttatttcacatgattgtttaaggcccatgtttttaagaatatatcCAGgaccatgtctttaagtcttttaactctttaagtgttaagtgtaaacctactaacagaagctcacgttagagtctaatgtctttaacttaaatttttagcctttctttgtcagccatttgattttaggttgtttcttctttttttttgatttttttttttcgaatttatacctttcttttttcttgtctgaacgGGTcctaacttctaatatttttcatatgaaaaggacagaggttgtagatttggagatTCCTATAGAatatacttcagtaacatcagcatttggtGCAACTTAAGCACATgataatgccctaatacttcttccatggGTAATCATTttaaaaagcataaaagaacaactccttgtagtcgagaccctagccttgggatAACGATAGAAAAAAATCTGAAGTTtgagatcattacacaaagttttttttaataaaatgggagaattaaggggtttgggatcattacacaaagtttttttatgtcatattttttattttaattttaggtagtctttgtgtttaattaatatgtatgtttgtaacaacaactaaaagctcctatgctctactttatttccaggtatgtgtattaagatgacaaaaatgatgCAGCCACTAcgaagttagtttttagctctatggAATAGTTtaacaactttgggtaacttgagtactacactatcactaatagtgaaaatatttctatgatttatgttccaccttaaactataaataaaagttatcgtttgaacaaaaaaaaaaaacatgtctttttcaactttttaatgttttactgataagtctcatggctgctagtcataaactgaaaaatcgaaccaaaccaatAATAACCAAACCgctggttattattttatttggtttggttatggttttagacatttaaaaaccgactaaattggtttggttatggttttaatcaataaccaaTCCAAACCGAATTATGAACACCCCTACTCTGTCCTAACTTTAAGAAGGATTTGATGAAACATACTCTTAGTTCCTACAATTACTACTGCTAGAACTGGCTAGTTGAAAGGGACATCAACAAATAAAGAGACCATTGACCTGTAGTTTTGGATTTTGACTGATAACCGGGAGATGACAATACCTCACGTACAGCGTACAGCCTCACTTGTCTTTTAGCAAAAAAATTGTGAACCGTTTAATATCTACCCCATAGTAAGAAAGCACTTCGGGCTTATGAACATATCATGGAGCAATAACTATGCATACAGAAAGTTCTTAAACTGATGTTACCGTCGAGGTACTCCAGAATATGTCAACTTAAGCATGCAAAACACATAAAATAAAGGCAGTGTAACGTGTCTATTGCTTAACCAGGAAACGAAGATAAATACCTGCCGAACTACCACATCATCGCCAACCTCTAGACTTAGCTCGCCATCTGCTTGGGCTTCAAACGAGTGCATGACCTACCAGCCAAAGAATCGAGGAGATCAAAGAATATTGAGGCGAATACAGAAAGATCCAGATTTTGAGGACAAAGGAGTACTCTGTAGAAGTAAATATGCCAACCCTTTTAGAGTCCTTACCTTGGCACTAAAATTTTTTGAGAAGGGTACCTTGGCACTAAAATAGGTAGGACTTTTATCCTCAGCTTCTGGATGCTCAGTTCCATTTGAAGTTGTATCATGCAAAACTCTTGGTGAATTTGAAGATTGTGGAGATGACTCATTTAATTGCTCTTCTTCAAGCATCTAACCCCAAGAAAAAATGTTAAACATTTATGTCATTTATCTTTTTTATCTCATTGTCTCAAGATAGAAGTTTACGATTCTATGCGTTGCAGAACAGAAAATCCCAattgaatagttttattcgaaCGATTTGGAGAAAATAAAGGTTTGAATCTACAGACCTCAGAATACAACTTCTCCAAAATAGAAACAACATTCTGATGATAAGATCTTTCAGCATCGACCTGCAAGCTAAAATCATTTTTAGATAAACGAAT
Coding sequences:
- the LOC132627245 gene encoding uncharacterized protein LOC132627245 isoform X2, with the protein product MAVEGKMRWGELEDDAEDLDFLLPPKQVFGPDSNGVKKVVEYKFNDEGNKVKITTTTRIRKLANARLSKGAIERRNWPKFGDAVHEDVGARLTMVSTEEIILERPTAPGSNKDEAKASGDSLAQIGKAGAVLMVCRTCGKKGDHWTSKCPFKDLAQPSETFMDKPPSAEAPAAGGAGSQKSAYVPPSMRGGAAERAGGGGTEMRRRNEENSVRVTNLSEDTREADLLELFRPFGHVSRVYVAIDQKTGMSRGFGFVNFVNREDADKAINKLNGYGYDNLILRVEWAAPRAT
- the LOC132627248 gene encoding SH3 domain-containing protein 1-like isoform X2 translates to MEGEKQQRASIHGAPLEDARHLTHRYDRVRQEFESQATEVIRRQSKFREASTESLAKLKNAETRLSELKSSVLVLGKEATDAMLSVEEEQQQITFQKLRTMVDAERSYHQNVVSILEKLYSEMLEEEQLNESSPQSSNSPRVLHDTTSNGTEHPEAEDKSPTYFSAKVPFSKNFSAKVMHSFEAQADGELSLEVGDDVVVRQVAPNGWSEGECNGKSGRFPSAYAEKSHKVPASKMAETDTTP
- the LOC132627248 gene encoding SH3 domain-containing protein 1-like isoform X3, whose amino-acid sequence is MNFITLPKKKKRASIHGAPLEDARHLTHRYDRVRQEFESQATEVIRRQSKFREASTESLAKLKNAETRLSELKSSVLVLGKEATDAMLSVEEEQQQITFQKLRTMVDAERSYHQNVVSILEKLYSEMLEEEQLNESSPQSSNSPRVLHDTTSNGTEHPEAEDKSPTYFSAKVMHSFEAQADGELSLEVGDDVVVRQVAPNGWSEGECNGKSGRFPSAYAEKSHKVPASKMAETDTTP
- the LOC132627245 gene encoding uncharacterized protein LOC132627245 isoform X1, which gives rise to MAVEGKMRWGELEDDAEDLDFLLPPKQVFGPDSNGVKKVVEYKFNDEGNKVKITTTTRIRKLANARLSKGAIERRNWPKFGDAVHEDVGARLTMVSTEEIILERPTPPGSNKDEAKASGDSLAQIGKAGAVLMVCRTCGKKGDHWTSKCPFKDLAQPSETFMDKPPSAEAPAAGGAGSQKSAYVPPSMRGGAAERAGGGGTEMRRRNEENSVRVTNLSEDTREADLLELFRPFGHVSRVYVAIDQKTGMSRGFGFVNFVNREDADKAINKLNGYGYDNLILRVEWAAPRAT
- the LOC132627248 gene encoding SH3 domain-containing protein 1-like isoform X1, coding for MNFITLPKKKKRASIHGAPLEDARHLTHRYDRVRQEFESQATEVIRRQSKFREASTESLAKLKNAETRLSELKSSVLVLGKEATDAMLSVEEEQQQITFQKLRTMVDAERSYHQNVVSILEKLYSEMLEEEQLNESSPQSSNSPRVLHDTTSNGTEHPEAEDKSPTYFSAKVPFSKNFSAKVMHSFEAQADGELSLEVGDDVVVRQVAPNGWSEGECNGKSGRFPSAYAEKSHKVPASKMAETDTTP